From Juglans regia cultivar Chandler unplaced genomic scaffold, Walnut 2.0 Scaffold_157, whole genome shotgun sequence, the proteins below share one genomic window:
- the LOC109011432 gene encoding G-type lectin S-receptor-like serine/threonine-protein kinase LECRK3 gives MVAVFLSLLLITGFSAAIAQQKNSSISLGSSLSPNTKPYWLSGSGQFAFGFYQIDGGFAIGIWLQKIRQKTVVWTANRDNPPLSRNVTLRLTNDGKFVLEQEQGQQTDLANALLSASSASMLDTGNFVLYNSNSTIIWQTFKDPTDTILPGQPLLAGNELASSISETNQTTGNFLLVMQRDGNLVQYPSYIPLKSEYAYWSTNTYTVGDNVSLNLDRNGQLFLRNSTGFNIRNLNSQGNPSYNYRLTLDFDGILRLYSHGLSQDDEWSIEWSPSTDNCDAKGICGINAYCTVPEQKAVCTCPPGFDFLDGGQPNLGCKRNSSTDGCTGKIEKTVDILQELERVEWEDNSYSILSLTKTECRENCLKDCECEAALFKEKECRKQKFPLRFGRERQGNSGTTIIKVRFGSSNTTQVSKGGKKKQGMGVLFSGFALLVFALIVLAFSAFLILRYRLWSYKKVPYEVNEGLVEDVSLRVFTYSQLEVATNGFVELLGRGSFGTVFKGVLSNGQMKIAVKRLEKVVGEGDVEFRNEMSSIGRTHHRNLVRLLGYCHDDSNRLLVYEYMSNGTLSDYLFKSQIKPNWEERIKISLNIARGILYLHEECETHIIHCDLNPNNILIDEHGCAKIADFGLAKLLMPDHSRTLTGIRGTRGYVAPEWHKNLPITVKADVYSFGVVFLVIICCRKSIDVNAPEEEAILVNWVCDCFKANEVSKLVPEEVDQQSLERMIRIGLWCIEEDPAARPPIKKVVQMLEGTIEIPEPPSAQSSFQH, from the coding sequence ATGGTTGCagtatttctctctctccttttgaTTACTGGATTCTCTGCTGCAATTGctcaacaaaaaaattccagCATTAGCCTCGGCTCTTCCCTCTCTCCAAATACCAAACCATATTGGTTATCAGGTTCTGGCCAGTTTGCTTTTGGCTTCTACCAGATAGATGGTGGCTTTGCCATAGGCATCTGGTTGCAAAAGATTCGGCAAAAAACAGTCGTATGGACAGCTAATCGGGACAACCCGCCGCTTTCAAGAAATGTCACTTTGCGTCTGACAAATGATGGCAAATTTGTCTTGGAGCAAGAACAAGGCCAACAAACTGATCTAGCTAATGCTCTGCTCTCCGCTTCCTCAGCTTCCATGCTCGATACGGGAAACTTTGTCCTCTACAATTCAAACTCAACCATCATATGGCAGACTTTCAAGGATCCAACAGACACTATTTTACCCGGTCAACCTCTGTTGGCAGGGAATGAGCTTGCCTCCAGCATCTCTGAGACAAATCAAACAACTGGAAACTTTCTACTGGTAATGCAGAGGGATGGGAACCTGGTGCAATACCCGTCATACATTCCACTTAAGTCTGAGTATGCCTACTGGTCTACAAATACATACACAGTTGGAGATAATGTGTCCCTAAATCTTGATCGTAATGGTCAGCTTTTCCTACGTAATTCTACCGGCTTCAATATAAGGAATTTAAACAGCCAAGGAAACCCCTCTTACAATTATCGTTTGACATTGGATTTTGACGGAATATTGCGGTTATATTCTCATGGCTTGAGTCAAGATGATGAATGGTCAATTGAGTGGTCACCTTCAACCGATAATTGTGATGCTAAAGGTATCTGCGGCATAAATGCTTATTGTACTGTACCGGAACAGAAAGCTGTATGTACATGCCCTCCTGGTTTTGATTTCTTAGACGGAGGACAACCTAATTTGGGCTGCAAGAGAAATTCTAGCACAGATGGTTGCACGGGCAAGATTGAAAAAACAGTTGATATTCTTCAGGAATTGGAACGTGTTGAATGGGAAGACAACTCCTATTCTATCTTGTCATTGACCAAAACAGAGTGTAGAGAGAACTGCTTGAAAGACTGCGAATGTGAAGCCGCACTATTCAAAGAAAAGGAGTGCAGAAAACAGAAGTTTCCGCTAAGATTCGGGAGAGAACGACAAGGTAATTCTGGTACAACCATAATCAAGGTGAGATTTGGAAGTTCTAACACAACACAAGTAAGCaagggaggaaagaaaaaacaggGAATGGGCGTCTTATTTAGCGGTTTTGCACTTTTAGTTTTCGCGTTAATTGTGCTAGCTTTTTCTGCTTTTCTGATCTTGAGATACCGTCTATGGTCATACAAAAAGGTTCCTTACGAAGTTAATGAAGGATTGGTTGAGGATGTCTCTCTACGAGTATTTACTTACAGTCAACTCGAAGTTGCAACGAATGGCTTTGTCGAACTACTGGGTAGGGGCTCTTTTGGGACAGTTTTCAAGGGAGTCTTGTCAAATGGGCAGATGAAAATTGCTGTCAAAAGACTTGAAAAAGTTGTGGGTGAAGGAGATGTTGAATTCAGGAACGAGATGAGTTCCATTGGAAGAACCCACCATAGAAACCTAGTCCGACTACTAGGTTACTGCCATGATGATTCGAATAGGCTTTTGGTTTACGAGTATATGAGCAATGGAACACTTTCTGACTACCTTTTCAAATCCCAGATAAAGCCAAACTGGGAAGAAAGAATTAAAATCTCTTTGAATATTGCAAGAGGGATCCTCTACTTACACGAGGAATGCGAAACTCACATCATCCACTGTGACCTCAATCCCAACAACATATTAATAGACGAGCATGGGTGTGCAAAAATTGCAGATTTTGGATTGGCAAAGCTATTGATGCCAGACCATTCCAGGACTCTAACCGGGATAAGAGGAACAAGAGGGTATGTTGCCCCTGAGTGGCACAAGAACTTGCCCATCACAGTAAAAGCAGATGTGTATAGTTTTGGAGTTGTGTTCTTAGTCATTATATGTTGTCGCAAGAGCATTGATGTCAATGCTCCCGAAGAAGAGGCTATTCTTGTTAACTGGGTCTGCGACTGTTTCAAGGCTAATGAAGTAAGCAAGCTGGTACCTGAAGAAGTTGATCAGCAAAGCTTGGAGAGGATGATTAGAATTGGGTTGTGGTGCATAGAAGAAGACCCAGCAGCTCGCCCTCCAATTAAGAAGGTGGTTCAGATGTTGGAAGGAACCATAGAGATACCCGAACCTCCAAGCGCACAATCTTCATTTCAGCattag